The Peribacillus sp. FSL P2-0133 genome has a segment encoding these proteins:
- a CDS encoding GTPase domain-containing protein: protein MDERLIGKKYYETMIEDTRKHPIQALGEMFLVEQKKERADLTAIRFAQGEVYFQHHDYEAAIFKWENIEGELGSWAKKNIADAYFELEMYSTAEDIYKSVNTDEAVLKTEVLLQLFSLYIVESRNDLASKVVKEAVEFQPDYPNVTEIARAFFEEQKDWNSAVVLAANESIRTESVGWFDVLKTYIQQGVAQSIDPDYFSTVLGSLYTLDQERFEKVTVALWKNYKYTDSYFEWLRVINNLIDTIELNHADVWDELSVYYRDAYAGLLEGTHLIKDLSPVVPRLLENWLKIADGELSLFAAASALSWNEIFPDTINALVIQDAESLLAKSPKLGGGLEAGEKLFNSIIQWAEDNDLMVGNKLKWMVEGLKDTENFNLLLVGSTGNGKTSFIQSIVGESIAAEDHSSLVSVKDGDDLEILEITDTDRKVVMELTELDETRRQRGTIVDVTIISDYLRNNGLRLLDTPGFNGEKSVESDFQGYLHGSDGLMFVLDARAPFTGSERDLLLEIQMMAPKLPIHFLLNKMDTIYSDQVAVRMEDETWDKVNAYFPNAKVFAFSKLYDSKQQLKDLSAFLQSNYQEDNWKERRSEKILAFIRKTLSYLLEKRAANERKCEHSISWNEQMEVKLNGAVNQLADLEKEKSENIIRSYRLLKDEVKNQLSSKIPELLRDCSKSLTESSDFSQVHVQLNQEMNERIQNFISDKIMPQYYRSLQDWIASSQMEFSQSQQFMDEMSAGFNELYKEERITLAGDFRVLDDWRRDADRMTSSIRIENVNILLRRTPSQLLLKGAGKLFGAIPQNKANMYNRYKKYLESEDYLDVAEMITERFLTQFGLFEKSLDRDIALFYRSSFALLQKTIEQTQTEIKDFQAALEHMKENPEVYRDPITLFEVKLRQLERLEKIEKKRLAQLQRK, encoded by the coding sequence ATGGACGAACGGCTGATCGGAAAAAAATATTATGAAACGATGATTGAGGATACAAGGAAGCACCCGATTCAAGCTTTGGGTGAAATGTTTCTCGTGGAACAAAAAAAGGAAAGAGCGGATTTAACCGCAATTCGATTTGCTCAAGGAGAAGTATATTTTCAGCATCATGACTATGAAGCAGCCATTTTTAAATGGGAGAACATAGAAGGGGAACTTGGTTCATGGGCGAAGAAAAACATCGCTGATGCTTATTTTGAACTGGAAATGTACTCTACCGCAGAGGATATCTATAAATCCGTCAATACGGATGAAGCGGTCTTAAAAACAGAGGTTCTTTTGCAACTTTTTTCGCTGTACATAGTGGAATCGAGAAATGACCTGGCTTCCAAAGTTGTGAAAGAAGCAGTCGAGTTTCAGCCGGATTACCCGAATGTCACGGAAATCGCACGCGCCTTTTTTGAAGAACAAAAGGATTGGAACAGTGCAGTGGTATTAGCGGCTAATGAAAGTATCCGTACAGAATCAGTGGGCTGGTTCGATGTGCTGAAGACGTATATCCAGCAGGGTGTTGCCCAATCGATTGATCCGGATTATTTTTCAACTGTCCTTGGTTCGCTTTACACACTCGACCAGGAACGTTTCGAAAAGGTGACGGTTGCCCTTTGGAAAAATTATAAATATACGGATTCTTATTTCGAATGGCTAAGAGTGATTAATAACTTGATAGATACCATCGAATTGAACCATGCTGATGTATGGGATGAGCTTTCCGTCTATTACAGGGATGCATATGCAGGTCTTTTAGAAGGAACGCACCTAATCAAAGATTTAAGTCCTGTCGTGCCAAGGTTACTGGAAAACTGGCTCAAAATCGCAGATGGGGAGCTCTCGCTGTTTGCGGCGGCATCCGCGTTGTCCTGGAATGAAATCTTCCCGGATACGATCAATGCGCTGGTCATTCAGGATGCAGAAAGCCTGTTGGCGAAATCGCCTAAATTAGGAGGCGGACTGGAAGCGGGAGAGAAACTGTTCAATTCCATTATCCAGTGGGCTGAAGATAATGATTTAATGGTTGGCAATAAGCTTAAATGGATGGTCGAGGGGCTTAAGGATACCGAAAACTTCAATCTTCTTCTTGTAGGAAGTACAGGAAATGGCAAGACATCCTTCATTCAGTCAATTGTTGGCGAGAGCATTGCCGCTGAAGATCATTCGTCATTAGTCAGTGTCAAAGACGGGGATGATTTGGAAATCCTTGAAATTACCGATACAGATAGAAAGGTTGTCATGGAGCTAACTGAATTGGATGAAACACGCCGCCAGCGTGGGACTATTGTTGATGTGACAATCATAAGTGACTACCTAAGAAATAATGGTCTGCGATTATTGGATACACCGGGGTTCAATGGGGAAAAAAGCGTGGAATCAGATTTCCAAGGCTATTTACATGGCAGTGATGGACTGATGTTCGTTCTTGACGCCCGGGCGCCTTTCACCGGCAGCGAACGGGATCTGTTATTGGAAATTCAAATGATGGCTCCGAAACTGCCGATTCATTTCTTGTTAAATAAAATGGATACGATATACAGTGATCAGGTGGCAGTCCGGATGGAAGACGAAACATGGGATAAAGTGAATGCATATTTCCCGAATGCGAAAGTATTCGCTTTCTCCAAACTGTATGATAGCAAGCAGCAATTGAAGGACCTTTCAGCCTTCCTTCAATCGAATTATCAAGAGGATAATTGGAAGGAAAGAAGATCTGAAAAAATCCTAGCATTCATTCGTAAAACTTTATCTTATCTGTTAGAAAAACGGGCAGCCAATGAGCGGAAATGCGAGCATTCCATCTCTTGGAATGAACAGATGGAAGTCAAACTGAATGGGGCGGTCAATCAACTGGCTGATTTGGAAAAAGAAAAAAGTGAAAATATCATAAGGTCGTATCGTCTGCTTAAGGATGAAGTGAAAAATCAGCTTTCTTCTAAAATTCCTGAATTACTGAGGGATTGCTCTAAATCATTAACGGAAAGCAGTGATTTCAGTCAGGTCCATGTACAGTTAAACCAAGAAATGAATGAGCGGATTCAAAACTTCATTTCTGATAAGATCATGCCTCAATATTACCGTTCTCTTCAAGACTGGATTGCCAGTTCTCAAATGGAGTTCTCACAAAGCCAGCAGTTTATGGATGAGATGAGTGCCGGATTCAATGAATTATACAAAGAAGAACGGATTACGCTTGCAGGTGACTTCAGGGTATTGGATGACTGGCGCCGTGATGCCGATCGGATGACAAGCAGTATCCGCATCGAAAACGTTAATATCCTTTTGCGCAGGACTCCATCACAATTGCTGCTTAAAGGAGCAGGGAAGCTGTTTGGGGCGATACCGCAAAATAAAGCCAATATGTACAATCGTTATAAGAAATATCTGGAAAGTGAAGATTACCTGGATGTTGCGGAAATGATCACGGAACGTTTCCTTACCCAATTTGGATTGTTTGAAAAATCTTTGGATCGGGACATCGCACTTTTCTATCGCAGTTCATTTGCCTTACTTCAAAAAACGATTGAACAAACGCAGACCGAGATAAAAGACTTCCAGGCTGCATTGGAGCATATGAAAGAAAATCCGGAAGTTTACCGTGACCCGATCACTTTGTTCGAAGTGAAATTAAGGCAGTTGGAGAGGCTTGAAAAAATCGAGAAAAAGCGTCTAGCCCAGCTTCAAAGAAAATAA